One region of Streptomyces subrutilus genomic DNA includes:
- a CDS encoding SRPBCC family protein codes for MAVRHQLIRRPPRSVWAVLADPSLYGEWVVGPSESAPLDDTWPRVGSRLRYTVRVGPWSTEGVTTVRHQESGRELELEAAFKALGTARIFLQLRPWGEETLVICDEHPLRGLGGALHNPVSEAALQLRHRGMLARLAKVVEQQPDEVLRA; via the coding sequence GTGGCCGTCCGCCATCAGCTCATCCGGCGTCCCCCTCGTAGCGTGTGGGCGGTGCTTGCCGATCCGAGCCTGTACGGGGAGTGGGTGGTGGGCCCGTCCGAGTCCGCGCCGCTCGACGACACGTGGCCCCGGGTCGGCTCCCGGCTCCGCTACACGGTGAGGGTGGGCCCTTGGTCGACCGAAGGGGTGACGACCGTGCGCCACCAGGAGTCCGGCAGGGAGCTGGAGCTGGAGGCGGCGTTCAAGGCGCTGGGCACGGCGAGGATCTTCCTCCAGCTCCGGCCGTGGGGCGAGGAGACCCTCGTCATCTGCGACGAGCACCCCCTGCGCGGCCTGGGAGGGGCCCTGCACAACCCCGTGAGCGAGGCGGCCCTCCAACTGCGGCACCGCGGGATGCTGGCCCGCTTGGCCAAAGTCGTGGAACAGCAGCCCGACGAGGTGCTCCGTGCCTGA
- a CDS encoding N-acetylglutaminylglutamine amidotransferase produces the protein MCGLSGEMRFDGRRPDLAAVERMTDTLEPRGPDGRGAWSQGSVALGHRRLKIIDLSEGGAQPMTDPQLGLTAVFNGCIYNYRELRKRLEGLGHSFFSRSDTEVVVKAYAEWGWKCVESLIGMFAFTVVEHHTGRVVLGRDRLGIKPLYVTHDGCRLRFASSLPALLAGGGVDTSLDPAALHQYLSWHGTVPAPRTVLAGVRKIPPATVRVVERDGTYRDHCYWQPTYTRHSELGEDPALWQEAVHDALRTAVRRRTVADVPVGVLLSGGLDSSLIVALLAEAGQEELATFAMGFEAENGEDGDEFPYSDLIARRFSTDHHQFMIPSDRLPSALEAAIGAMSEPMISHDAVAFHLLSEQVSKEAKVVLCGQGADEVFAGYHWYPGIAAAARPDADAAYADSYFDRTHADLTAMLHPAFTADHDTSTEFVRAHMAAPGAETALDAALRMDIHALMPDDPVKRVDNMTMAWGLEARVPFLDHELVELAAACPPQLKLAQGGKAVLKDIGRKILPPEVVDRPKGYFPVPAVRHMAGPVLARVRDALMAPEARRRGIFDQRLLHELLAAPNRHRTKRGANTLWQVASLEIWLQSHGIR, from the coding sequence GTGTGCGGGTTGAGCGGGGAGATGCGTTTCGACGGTAGACGGCCGGACCTCGCCGCAGTCGAACGCATGACCGACACGTTGGAGCCGCGGGGGCCGGACGGCCGAGGGGCGTGGTCGCAGGGCTCGGTGGCGCTGGGGCACCGGCGCCTCAAGATCATCGATCTTTCGGAGGGCGGCGCCCAGCCCATGACCGACCCGCAGCTGGGCCTCACCGCGGTCTTCAACGGCTGCATCTACAACTACCGGGAGTTGCGCAAGCGCCTGGAGGGGCTCGGCCACAGCTTCTTCTCCCGCTCCGACACCGAAGTCGTCGTCAAGGCGTACGCCGAGTGGGGCTGGAAGTGCGTCGAGTCCCTCATCGGCATGTTCGCCTTCACCGTGGTCGAGCACCACACCGGCCGTGTCGTGCTCGGCCGTGACCGCTTGGGCATCAAGCCCCTGTACGTCACCCACGACGGCTGCCGGCTGCGCTTCGCCTCCTCCCTGCCCGCCCTGCTGGCGGGCGGGGGAGTCGACACGTCCCTCGACCCGGCGGCGCTGCACCAGTACCTGAGCTGGCACGGCACGGTCCCGGCTCCGCGCACCGTACTGGCCGGCGTACGGAAGATCCCGCCCGCCACCGTCCGCGTCGTGGAGCGGGACGGCACGTACCGTGACCACTGCTATTGGCAGCCGACGTACACCCGGCACTCCGAACTCGGCGAGGACCCGGCCCTCTGGCAGGAGGCCGTCCACGACGCGCTGCGCACGGCGGTCCGGCGGCGCACGGTGGCGGACGTCCCCGTGGGCGTGCTGCTGTCCGGCGGGCTGGACTCCAGCCTGATCGTGGCGCTGCTCGCCGAGGCGGGGCAGGAGGAGCTCGCGACCTTCGCCATGGGCTTCGAGGCGGAGAACGGGGAGGACGGGGACGAGTTCCCGTACTCGGACCTGATCGCGCGGCGGTTCTCGACCGACCACCATCAGTTCATGATCCCGTCCGACCGGCTTCCGTCGGCGCTGGAAGCCGCGATCGGCGCCATGAGCGAGCCGATGATCAGCCACGACGCCGTGGCGTTCCACCTGCTGTCGGAACAGGTCTCCAAGGAAGCCAAGGTCGTGCTCTGCGGACAGGGCGCCGACGAGGTGTTCGCCGGCTACCACTGGTACCCGGGCATCGCGGCGGCGGCCCGGCCGGACGCGGACGCGGCGTACGCCGACTCGTACTTCGACCGGACGCACGCCGACCTCACCGCCATGCTGCACCCCGCGTTCACCGCCGACCACGACACCTCGACGGAGTTCGTCCGGGCCCACATGGCCGCACCGGGGGCCGAGACCGCCCTCGACGCGGCCCTGCGCATGGACATCCACGCGCTCATGCCCGACGACCCGGTCAAGCGCGTCGACAACATGACGATGGCGTGGGGCCTGGAGGCGAGGGTGCCCTTCCTGGACCACGAGCTCGTCGAACTGGCCGCCGCCTGCCCTCCGCAGCTCAAGCTCGCGCAAGGTGGCAAGGCCGTGCTCAAGGACATCGGACGCAAGATCCTGCCGCCCGAGGTCGTCGACCGTCCGAAGGGCTACTTTCCGGTGCCCGCGGTCCGGCACATGGCCGGTCCCGTGCTCGCCCGCGTACGCGACGCCCTCATGGCACCGGAAGCGCGCCGACGCGGCATCTTCGACCAGCGCCTGCTCCACGAGCTGCTCGCGGCACCCAACCGCCACCGCACCAAACGCGGGGCGAACACCCTGTGGCAGGTCGCCTCGCTGGAGATCTGGCTGCAGTCGCACGGTATCCGCTGA
- a CDS encoding DUF6480 family protein codes for MSAPVPDPGPQNTPPPHGGVPPGETPPGESSTGTGAGPYRPLTRGWGKGPLVVICLVAVMCALFFLAYAVMLNL; via the coding sequence ATGTCCGCACCCGTTCCCGACCCAGGCCCTCAGAACACGCCCCCGCCGCACGGCGGCGTTCCGCCGGGCGAGACCCCGCCCGGGGAGTCGAGCACCGGCACCGGCGCGGGCCCCTACCGCCCCCTCACGCGCGGCTGGGGGAAGGGCCCGCTCGTGGTGATCTGCCTGGTCGCCGTGATGTGTGCGCTCTTCTTCCTTGCCTACGCCGTCATGCTGAACCTCTGA
- a CDS encoding spore photoproduct lyase family protein codes for MDQPPPAGARRSPPEPSADDAGALFGLEDLRTGPARAGSARSGPLVGPSFRDSPAARRLLSVREIHAEPAAAASPRGRQILARFPDARVIDVESHWRIPELHGNEGNLERWVRIKSEVLVLGEKKTLATRPNGRSADWIAPGVANGCAMACAYCYVPRRKGYANPITVFTNIEQIIAHLGRHIARQGRKPEPNQCDPTAWVYDIGENNDCSVDALISENTADLVQAFARWPTAKASFATKFVNPDLLLLDPRGRTRVRFSVMPPQDSRLLDIRTSPVEQRIAAAADFLEAGYEVHFNLSPVVIRPGWEQDWTALLRHMDDVLPRAVKDQAAAEVIMLTHNRDLHELNLAWHPRAEDMLWRPDLQQAKRSENGSWNVRYRNRDKAEAVETVRRMVASYAPWLRVRYAF; via the coding sequence ATGGACCAGCCCCCGCCCGCCGGGGCCCGCCGGTCTCCCCCGGAGCCCTCCGCTGACGACGCCGGTGCACTGTTCGGGTTGGAGGACCTGCGAACGGGTCCCGCCCGTGCGGGCTCGGCGCGATCCGGACCGCTCGTGGGGCCCTCCTTCCGCGACTCCCCCGCCGCTCGCAGGCTCCTGTCCGTACGGGAGATCCACGCCGAGCCCGCGGCCGCGGCGTCGCCCCGCGGACGGCAGATCCTCGCGCGCTTCCCCGACGCCCGGGTCATCGACGTGGAATCGCACTGGCGCATCCCGGAACTCCACGGCAACGAGGGCAACCTCGAACGCTGGGTCCGCATCAAGAGCGAGGTGCTCGTCCTGGGCGAGAAGAAGACGCTCGCCACGCGACCCAACGGAAGGTCCGCCGACTGGATCGCCCCCGGCGTGGCGAACGGCTGCGCGATGGCGTGCGCCTACTGCTACGTCCCGCGCCGCAAGGGCTACGCGAATCCGATCACCGTCTTCACCAACATCGAGCAGATCATCGCCCACCTCGGCCGGCACATCGCGCGGCAAGGGCGCAAGCCGGAGCCGAACCAGTGCGATCCGACCGCCTGGGTCTACGACATCGGTGAGAACAACGACTGCTCGGTGGACGCCCTGATCAGCGAGAACACGGCGGACCTGGTGCAGGCGTTCGCGCGCTGGCCCACGGCCAAGGCCTCCTTCGCCACGAAGTTCGTCAACCCCGACCTGCTGCTGCTCGACCCGCGCGGCCGCACCCGGGTGCGCTTCTCGGTGATGCCGCCGCAGGACTCACGGCTGCTGGACATCCGGACCAGCCCGGTGGAGCAGCGCATCGCGGCCGCCGCGGACTTCCTGGAGGCGGGCTACGAGGTGCACTTCAACCTCTCCCCCGTGGTCATCCGGCCCGGCTGGGAACAGGACTGGACGGCCTTGCTGCGCCATATGGACGACGTCCTGCCCCGTGCCGTGAAGGATCAGGCCGCGGCCGAGGTCATCATGCTGACGCACAACAGGGACCTCCACGAGCTGAACCTCGCCTGGCACCCACGGGCCGAGGACATGCTGTGGCGTCCCGATCTCCAGCAGGCCAAACGCTCCGAGAACGGCAGCTGGAACGTTCGCTACCGCAACCGCGACAAGGCCGAAGCCGTCGAGACGGTCCGCCGCATGGTGGCGTCGTACGCTCCCTGGCTGCGGGTCCGCTACGCCTTCTGA
- a CDS encoding isochorismatase family cysteine hydrolase, producing MPHTALIVIDMLNTYAHEDAEALVPSVREALPGVTTLLKRARASGSPVIYVNDNFGEWRSHHGEILRAALDGHHRDLVEPVAPDENSLFVVKARHSIFFETPLAYLLGQLGPERLVLCGQVTEQCVMYSALDAHIRHFDVVVPADAVAHIDAELAGAALRMMRCNMSADLCAVDDVAFDAPG from the coding sequence ATGCCTCATACAGCGCTCATCGTCATCGACATGCTCAACACCTACGCGCACGAGGACGCCGAGGCCCTGGTCCCGTCCGTCCGTGAGGCGCTCCCCGGGGTGACGACCTTGTTGAAGCGCGCACGGGCCAGCGGCTCGCCCGTCATCTACGTGAACGACAACTTCGGGGAGTGGCGCTCGCACCACGGGGAGATCCTTCGGGCAGCGCTCGACGGGCACCACCGCGACCTGGTGGAGCCGGTCGCACCGGACGAGAACTCGCTCTTCGTCGTCAAGGCGCGGCACTCGATCTTCTTCGAAACCCCGCTGGCCTACTTGCTGGGCCAACTCGGGCCCGAGCGCCTCGTCCTGTGCGGGCAGGTGACCGAACAGTGCGTGATGTACTCGGCTCTGGATGCCCACATCCGCCACTTCGACGTCGTCGTACCGGCTGACGCGGTCGCCCACATCGATGCCGAGCTGGCCGGAGCGGCCCTGCGGATGATGCGCTGCAACATGTCCGCGGACCTCTGCGCGGTGGACGACGTCGCCTTCGACGCCCCCGGCTGA
- a CDS encoding MSMEG_6728 family protein: MQTFLPFPSFDASAAVLDVRRLGKQRVEAVQVLRGLVVPGYGWRRHPAVRMWAGYEEALVRYGLDICGVWTAEGRADTCAVTLVRDFGAWRPGGAPRTQEQLAADGDLPPWLGSPDFHRSHQSALVRKDPTFYRERFPGVPDDLPYVWPRSDRETDGAS, translated from the coding sequence GTGCAGACGTTCCTGCCGTTCCCGTCGTTCGACGCCTCGGCAGCCGTGCTGGACGTGCGAAGGCTCGGCAAGCAGCGGGTCGAGGCCGTGCAGGTGCTGCGAGGCCTCGTCGTTCCCGGCTACGGATGGCGCAGGCACCCGGCGGTGCGGATGTGGGCGGGGTACGAGGAGGCCCTCGTCCGCTACGGGTTGGACATCTGCGGGGTGTGGACCGCCGAGGGGCGCGCCGATACCTGTGCCGTCACCCTGGTCCGGGACTTCGGGGCGTGGCGGCCGGGGGGAGCCCCGCGGACGCAGGAGCAGCTGGCGGCGGACGGGGACCTGCCGCCGTGGCTGGGCTCACCCGACTTCCACCGCAGCCACCAGTCCGCGCTGGTGCGCAAGGACCCGACTTTCTACCGGGAGCGCTTCCCGGGTGTGCCGGACGACCTGCCGTACGTATGGCCCCGGTCCGACCGGGAGACCGACGGGGCGTCGTGA